The following is a genomic window from Panthera uncia isolate 11264 chromosome B4, Puncia_PCG_1.0, whole genome shotgun sequence.
CTTCATCTCCAACTActctccaccccccactctctccattccagccacactggccttcctgATGCTCCTACTTTGGGTCTTTGCAACTGCGATCCCTCCTATTGGCAGTACTTTTTGCCCTTATACAAATGCATAGCCAgctccctcacttccttttttttttatataaatttttttaatgtttatttatttttgagagagagagagagagagagagagagagaggggggggggaggggcagagagacaggaagacagaatctaaagcaggctccagcctccgagctgtcagcacagagtccgatgcggggctcaaactcgtcaactgcgagatcatgacctcagccgaagtcagacgctcaaccgactgagccacccaggcacccctccctcacttccttaaGTGTCTTTATTCAAAAGCCACCTCATCTGAAATTGCAACCCTGCTGCCAACATTTCATATTcctctctctgttttattttttcttccaagcaTTTACTCTTACCTAACATACCATATATTGTACCTATTTATCTCGCTTGTTGTCTGTCTTGCCTACTAAAATATAAGCCCCTCAAGGGTAGGGATTTTAATCTAATATTTGGTTTCCTATTATATCCTCAGCAtataaaacagtgcctggcacagaagaggCTCAATCAATATCTGCTTAATGAATGAGTGTATCCTGaagtacatattaaaattaaaatttaaatagagacGCTTAAAATGAGTGATGTGGTTACTCTTTTTCTATGGGAACACATCTCTGAAATAATAAAGACAGTTAgtggaaaaataattcaatatatcAAAAGTTGACAGCCaaaatttctatgaatttgttAAATTTGCAAAGGAGATTTATTTGCTTTCACTGTCCATGAGCAAAGTATTCACAGTAATTTTAATCTCAGGACTGCGCTTGTCCTGAGCACGACGCTATGACCGTCTCTTTCTAGCACTGTTTTATGTGTGCACATAGGTTACAAACTCAAACCACCATCAGCCCATCATTAGGAAGATAAAATATACCCCCATATCACAATGCTTAACAAATGCCAATGCATCATCTGCTGTTTATATTCTCTTGAGGCCCAGATAGTGTCTTTGACATAAGAAAGAGCTAGATGTGAATCTTGCCTCTGCCACTTCCCCAACTGTGTAACCTCAGGTACATGACTATTCTGAGTTCGGTCTTCTAATGTATAAATGGGGGCAAGATCCATTTCATGAGAGAACTGGGCAGATGGTAGAGTGCCTAACACAAAGTAGGCACCCAATCAATAGTGCTACCCTTTATCTCCAACTATGATAACTCTATATGGTtcagaaaaaagttattttgtaggACTGGCTGTTCCAGAAAGGCTGTTTGTTCACTTATTAGTCTGGATCCCCCAGAACATTCAGAATGGgtttacaaaattataaacagTTCAGATACGCAGCACATGCAGTTTACTGACTGACCAACCTTGCTTTGGTTGTGAGTCACTCACCTAAATAGCCTTGGGTCTTTTTCTGTAGTGCAGTGACTGGGCAGTCTTTATGAGCTAACAGTAGCTGtttcaactgagccacctcatTGCGTAGTAACGTGACTTCATTctaaagagggagggaaaataaAGGTATCAAGAAAATTCATCCTCTACCCTTGAGCCCCCAGAAGCTGTCCCCACAGTAAGGACAGAATGCTGCCTGGATTTTCTCCCCTGAGTCTGGGAGACTCCTGATCCAGCAAGGCTTCAGACAGCTCAGGGCCAGTACAGTCATGAATTCGACGGCAGGAGCTGCTTACAGTGAAAAGTAGGGATTTATAATAGAAACATTACTCCTATTTAGGATAGATATAATCAAACCAAAATTAATAATGCATATGTCCTTTGACTAAGAAAGCCTACTTCCAGGAATCTATTTAACAGAACTACCTACTCAAGAGTATGCAATGTTTACTCCAGCATTGCTGTTCTGgcaaaaaaaattagagatacTATAAATATCCATACTTTATAATATAACCACACTATAGAATACACTACTATacggctatttaaaaaaatgaagtagatcCTCTGTAGACATGGCCAGTTCTCCAGGAGATACCATTATCCTATTTAAGTTAAGACAAACACACAGtccctccctgaccaccccacaaaaaatataaatgaaaaaatacttagaaatacatAAATGTCTGGTATGGGCACACCAAACTTATctacaggaaaaaataatactgaagaggaactttggttttgttctgtatctttgtgcgtgcatgtgtgtatacatatatatatatatatacgtatatatgtgtatctatatatatatacattcgtACACTACCTTTGTATTGAAATCTTTTAATTAGTAAGTAATCAAAAGAAGGAATAGTAATATTCAAGAAAATACCTggattataatttttctatttgtgcttgtgtggctttttctttcttttattaagctGCATTATCTGGGGCAAATACATTTCCCTTTGGGTGTTCCACAACCCCAGTCAGTTTCTACTGATGACCTAAAAGAGTACCCTGGGGCAATTAATCCAATTCTCTTTATCCAAATGGGTCTATGGTTGATTCAGACTGCAGCAGCAGGTCTGGGAGTAGATGGTTAAATGTCTTTTCTAGTCCCTGgggaaagtattttaattttgacGGTTAAGAGCTTCTTTCTGCACTTCCTGGCACATCTTCTGGATCTGTCCTAATCTGAAGAATCATCATCTTTTATGATATTGTTTCACTTTTTTCTGATTCAATCCCACTTTCCCAGATTCATCAATCCCAATAATCATTCAGGACCCACTCACACTCAGCTGAATGTTCTGAGAAGTGAgttcctctgccttcttctctagGGAGGACACCCAGAGCTTCCGTTTTTGACGGCAGCGGGAGGCTGCAGCCCGGTTGCGTTCTAGAAAACGCTGCCGCCGCTCATCAGGATCTTCATCCACGGTGCGTCGCCGACGCCCTCCGGTGCTAGGAGTGGGCTGGGCTGGTGAGACCTGGTGCCCAGGAGGGAAGAGGAATTACTTGAAGGGAACGTCAACTCTTTTCAAAGTAGACCTGATGTCAGGAAGTTAGTAAGCTCTGGTAAAGATCTGGTAAAGGGATGCACTAGTCTCTGCAATCAGCGTGAGTCTCACTGCCATGCCCCTGAGCTTCTCTTCTGCAGCAGTTCCGCACTCTGCCTcccatttccttccagtcttctcAGCCCCATACTTAGACAAACCACAGCTCAGGTGGAAACTAATTTCTGAGCCAGCCAAGATGAAACAAgcatcattttttgtttcttaacaatAGGGAATCTTATAGGCAGGGAAATCATAATGGGGACTGGGTGTCAGGGGAACTTTTAGGGAGACTgtacaataaaaatgtttgagaatcactgatttgGACAAGCAATATATACAAACGACTGAATGCGATACctttcagaaaaggagaaaagattttACTACCAGCGAGATACTGGTTATCATGAAGAGAAACGGATTAGTGTATTCTTACTTGTAATCAGTTATTAATCATCCTCAGCAATCACCCTCCCCATCTTGTTTGTTCTGTttgcttttaaacaaaaaactgttCTTTAATCCCTTTACAGATTGGTCATACAGGACTGCCTCTTGTCTTTAAACTTTACGCTGATGTCCTCTGTCACTAAAGTACTTTTGGatcatcttccttttctattaGCTGATATGTGTTCAGAGAAGATAGACCAACTTTATAATAGCAGCCAAAATTAAAGCGTAGAAAGGTCAGCCATCTGCATAAAAGAAACTATACAGTGTAAAACAATGccaaaaataaattcttcctgGATCTGTTGCTATTAGAGAATATCTATATTAGTAGTTCCCAAATGCCAGAACTCACATCAGTTGCATGAGAAAAagcataagcttaaaaaaaaaaaaaaaaaaaaaaaaacaacccaaaaatgTTATACTCCACTTCAGGCCTTACTAAATCATGTTCCCCATTAATATAGATAATcaagagataattttatttactcaCACTAATATTAtctctcccaaaagaaaaaaatggaggagaaattTACAACTCAATTTAATGAGCTACGGGCCTTGGGTCATCACTTCTCACTGTACTAAGATAAGTTTACACTAATTCTCTTgagattttcaatttcttctttgtcctGAGCTCAGTGGAGCACACGTGAAGACTGACACTCTAGGAGgatggggaaaaggaaatgacagaCTCCTATTCTCTCACAGTAACTCAGCAGCTCATGCAGGGAGTGAAGGGGAAAGAGTgccaggagaaagaagggaagaaggagaaggaaaggaatcaGTGGTGACTAAAAAGAAgttcatcacatttttttttttaattaaaatttgttttaatgtttatttttgagagagagagagaacgtgagtgggggaggcacagagagagagagggagacagaatctgaagcagactccaggctctgagctgtctgcacagagcccgacatggggctcaaacccatggaccgtgagattatgacctgagccaaagtcagatgcttaactgactgagccacccaggtgtccccatggCATTTTCTTAAGAGGGAAAGCAGCACAACTCGGGCAAGGTGGCTGCTGCTTTACCATCTCCAAAGACTGGCATCGGAAGGGGTTACGGGATGGTGGGCAAGCTTAGCTTCCAACAAGAAAACTCAAGTGAAGGCTTTTGTTGTTGGCCAAGCTTTAAGGCGGCATATGGCCGTTAAATGTTAGGACATGTGGTGGTAACTGACGAAGCAGGTGGGGACATCGGAGAAAGGGGCTGGGCAAAGATGTAATTCTAGAAACCGATCTCAGGTTGTTGTCACCTGTCCAGCACAGACAATATGAAAACTAAGGCCTGTCCAGTTTTCGAAGAAACTTACTAAAACTGAGGCTTCCTTGAGAAAAGAACTGGGCATATAAATGGGACTGTTCTAGCCTTATTAAGACTTTAATTTCTCTGTGATAAAAAGGGATTACATTGATAAGGAAAAGGTGTTTTACTGTTTGTCTACTGAGCCATCTTTGTACTGTGAcatcacattttatgtttttattattttttaaagtatgctctatgcccaacttggggctcaagtTCACAAGCTTGagaatcaagagtcgcacactgtaccaactgagccagccagacacctctGACATCACATTTTACTCATAAATTGTTATTACTCAATTTTTGCTATAAAACCTAATCAggtaagtttttttgttttgtttttggttgcggggtttgtttgcttgtttggttttttggtttgtttggtttttgtagGACTTAATAAATGGGAAAGAGACTAGGGGAGCCTCCTTTGGTGCACAAAGTGGTTTGAGTGAGGTTCTGTCACATTTTAGAGGGCTCTGCAGATACATCATTCACATGTTtatagaaaaaaaccaaaaaccaaaaaacaaaaaacaaaaaacaaaaactgagaccTCCTCTGTGACAGTGTTGTGTTATCCAGTGTGCCTGACAGAAGTATAACCCAAGAGGAGGTAACGCACTTTGCTACTGTCCAACTTAACAAGAACCAAAGTACAGGAAGATGCCCAGAAAACTAAAACTCACTCCTCTGTAATTTTTCTGCTCCTTGAAATTCAAACAGATATGACATAAAGAGTAATGGTGGTGCAGCGGGCTGCCCCATCCAAATACCCACTGACCTGTGGCTGGGCAGGGGACGGGGCATCAGGGTGTTGGATGAGGATCTGGCTTTGCTCAGGACGGGCCGTCACCATGGTGCTGGCAGTACCTACCACCATTCCACATCCACCATTGATTGAGGACACTTGGTGGGTTAGGGTGGCTTTTAGTCTCTGTGAgggacaataataaaaaatagttcgTCAAAGGTAAGATTCTATCACGGATAAGAGAGTGGGCTTAAATTTTAATACTGACCTTACAAATAGCTAAAATTTCCGTGCCAATTTACCCTTAAcagaggaatgaaaagaaaatgacagggaGAATGTGCACCTGGATCCCTAAAATGCCTACTCTGTTCCTTGGCTATCATCCTGGGCACAGTTGGAGGGTGGGGGTTGTTGAAGTAATAGAGTCCAGATGAAAGCTCTCTCCTGGAACCCGGCCAGGTGCTGGTTACGCAGCTATTCACCTCTTGGCCAGCTCTCCTGCCCACTCACCCACCCTCCATCTGTCACCCTGGAACTGAAACAGCAAGCATTCCACGCCAAACAATCTGTGCTGCCTCTTTTCACTGCCATGGTGTATGTACCAGGCTGTAAAGGTGGAAGAGAGGAGATAGGAGTCATGAATCAGGGTCTTTTCTTCTCCAGACCCCACAACAGGGTATCTTTAGCTCTGCAAGCCCCATAAGGTTTCTTTGCTTGGCTCACTTGAAAAACCTACACTGATAACACTTCTTTCGAAAGGGCCAACACTGCCCCAAGCTGGGATGTACTCACCATTTTGGCTTCTGATGGCATAGGGTGGCCAGAGGGAGAAATGGAACCACTGCTGTTAACTGGTGGGCCAGGGATACCAGGAATGTTGGGCACCATAGACACAGGTCTGGCCAGCTGGattaagaggaggaagaaaaaccagAAGGGAACATAATACTAGTGGTAGGGCAACAGCTTCCCAAAATCAAGTGCTTCTGAGATTGGCATGTCAGGGCCTGTTCTGTGCAACCTGCCCACAGGGCATACAGGGACAGCCTGGGAAATACCTTCCCCCATAGAGCACCACAGGGTAGGAAATCTAATCTTTCAGTGCTATGACAATTTCTATAGGAAAAACTGGGGCTGTATCTTGAGGAAAGTGGTGGGCAATTTGGGAGGCACCAAGTGCCAAGTAAAATCAACCAATCAGTGGGCTGGCAAGACCAATTCCTAGACCAGGAGCCAATTGTCCAGATGAGGCTTTGTCTAGTGTTCCACAGTGCTGGATTGGCAGAGGTTAGTGAAGAGTTGGGCAGGCTGCCATGCTCAACTAATACAGACCAGAGCCCACGTTTCCCTGGGGCTCACGTGTGTTTATGAGCATTCAGGTGGAAGGGAGGGATTAGTGTGTGGGTAGGGTTGGCTGCCCCAACTACAGAGCTCACCGATATGACAGAAGGCATCTGTACCGGAGGCCCTGGCAGCACAGGCATTGTCTGTCCATTAGCAAGATGCATGacgagagggagggagccagtgGGAGATCTAGAAGAGACATGAAGTAAAATGCTCACAATACAGACCCTTTTGCCTAGGGATCTTCTTCCTAGAATGACAGCAGATTTCCCAGTCTTCTCTAGTTAGGGAAGCTATAGGGCAACGTTATAAAATCCTGACACCCTCAGAAAGGTGGAAAAAGTAGGGAGTACTTACCTTATAGATGGAGAGAAATGGTAAGATCTTTACACTTTGCAAATTAAGCAAGCACCACTGAATTCAAATGGGTGGGAAGCTAATCCTATAAAGATTTTAGAACAATTACACAAACATCCCCACCACCGGCATGTATAAATTCTGTCTTGCCTTAGGCAGGACTTGGACCAAAGCTGTCATTTTGCAAAGCTGAATTCTGTCATATGATAGCCAAACATGActtaatttctcttgtttttttgtacGTATTGCTCTACCCTGCCTCCAAAAGATGTCACTTTGTATTTTTCCTAGTAGGTCCAGGGAATAAGCTTTAAGAGGCTAAATCCTGACAGCAACCTCTTAACCCCTGGGTACCTAGGGACAGGAGCTCAAGTCATTTCATTAGAAAATCTATATAGACCATGCCAGGATTgaagacagacaaacaaaattaGGGGTAGCAAAGACCAAGAACCCTAACTGGGACTGAGGGGGACACCAGACTCAAAAAAGATGACTGAATGGGTTTCAGTCCGTCATTCAGTAATGCTCCCCCAAACTTGTGCAGATTGAGGCCAAGAATCAAAATATACTTCCCTGTGTGGCCTCCACCATTTTGATGAACTTCCTAAACTCTTAAAGATTCTTCTTTTagatcaaagaagttttaaaCCTCCAAATTAAGGAagcattatttccaaataaatactTGCTTGTGTACTAACAAGGTAAAGAAGATTTGTTTATGGTGGCaaattttattctgagagacaatCTCACTGACTTGTTTTCCTTGAGTATTCAAAAACAGTCCTGTTTTTcatcaagtacaaaaagattcaGGCTTCACTGTTTCTCCCTGCTCTCTTTACTTACCCCAGTTGCCTGTTGGATGGTGGAGCCTGTGTGATGACAGAAGTTGGGGAGGGAAGGGTTGGGTGAAGTGGATCATAGCCCAAATGgagaggcagggagccagggCGCACGATGGTAGGTGTGGGGGTAGAGATCACAACAGGCTTTGGGGCCACCTCCTGGGGAGAAGAGACCAACAGATCACAAAATGCTATAAAGGGCTGCTTATAGGCAAACAGGTAGCTGGTAAAATGTGGAACAAGTCTACTGGAAAGAGCACTGTGGCAGCTCATGTAAATCATGCCCTGACTCTATCATGATCATGGACCCATACCTCACTCACCCATGTAATAGGAATGCTGAGTTAAGACCTTTTGGCTATCTCCCTTTCAGAGATGATTGCTATGCGAATGAGAGGACAGCTGGAAAATCACCTGGAATCTTTGCAGAAGCACTGGAGTGCCATATAAGTTCCAGGGACTGTCAAAATTTCTCACAGTCTCTATAttcccatttcaaaaaaaatttttttttttttactgtttatgtatttttgagagaaacagcgcaagcaggggaggggcagagagagaggggacagaggatccgaagcaggacgcatgctgacagcagagagcccaatgccagggctcaaactcacaaactgtgagatcatgacctgagctgaagtcccaatgcataactgactgagccccccaggtgctccactCTCATTCCAAATTTGATGCCTGAGTGTCCTCTGATCTCTAATGAGAACAGACAGGGTGTAAGACCGGCGATAAGGCAACCAATATTTCCTAGAGAGCCCTTTAAAAAAGGGCTACGGTGGCGGAGTGGGggtggagtgcctggatggctcagtcggaaaagcatgagactcttaatctcagggtgtgagtttgagctccacgtttggtgtagagattgcttaaaactaaataaataaaattaaaaaaaaaaaaaaaagggggggggccaCAGGAGTTTGCATAATGGTCTTGTTGTAATAAAACAAACTACTTCCCACTGTTAACCTGGTTAGGGTCTTAGTTGCTAGTGGCCACACTGGCCCTCAAGCATCTCCAGACAACTTCTAGGACGTGGTTGCTaatgaaaaggggagggaggagggagagttgtAATGTTTAGGGAGGGAGTAGTTTGGAGAAGTTATCAAACCAAATTTGGAGGGAGGTAAAATGAGATACAGATGCTCTAACCACATTGGACATTAAAATTACAACCACTAGCAGAATAGTGGAGACTGGAAagaggcatggggtgggggggttctgAGGTTTTGAGAGTATCTAGATGCTGGTTACACGGGCTGTAAACTTCGTGAAAATTCAGTGAGCTGTATACTTACAATTTACacacttttctgtatgtgtgttatttcaataaatttataaaaaatattacctCATAAAaagttccctttaaaaaaataatactcagAATCCTAGTAGATTTTCTTTGTGCCACTAGAAGACTTCCTTCTAAGAAGACTTTTTTCCTAAATCATTTAATGTCCAATTTAtgaattacacatttttttcttttctacctcttAACTGAAGTACAACATAAAGTGTATTAATCTAAAGGACACAACTAAGTgactttatatatgtaaaatcaagACGGAGTCCATTTCCAGCACCCCAGATGGTTCTCCCGTGTCCCTTCCCGATCCAAACCTTTCCTCACAAGAgctaaacattattttgagttctATCATCATCAAATAGTTTTTGCCTCTTCTTGAACCTGATGTAAATGGAGTCATGTGTATACTTCTGTGTCTGAATTTTGGTGCTGTCGTTCAGTATAACATTTGTGGGATTCACTCGCATTGCTGTTTATATCATTAGTTCatgagtttgttcttttttagtgCCATGTGGTATTTagaaatataccacaatttgtttatttattcattctcttgttgatggacatttgaaccACTTCcgttttttaattattacagtACAACTGTtgtgaacattcttttttaatgtttgtttgtttgtttgtttgtttatttatttatttttaagacagagacagagcatgagcagaggaggaacagagagagagagggagacacagaatccaaagcaggctccaggctctgagctgtcagcacagagcccaacgtggggctcgaactcatgaactgtgagatcattagctgagctgaagtcagccgcttaaccagctgagccacccaggagcccctgagcaTTCTTAAATACTGCTATACAGTGGACATACACACTAATTTCACTTCCATAAAGACTCAGAAGTGGAACTGCTTGGTCCGAGAATAGGTGTCATTTATATAAATCTTCTAAACAATGaagatttatgtaaatataatcaATCCTGTATCACCCATTATTTATACAACTAATGAATAAAAGCTTAATCTACCCACCAACTAACATTTGGGATAATTCTTGGTAGCAAATTTACCTTTTCCTTGAGTGGCGGGGAACAGGGACTGGAAGCAGGGCTATCAGCTGGGGACGAGTCTACCTCCACTGGCTcttcttctttgattttgatGTCTGGTGTGGAAGGCAAAGACATGTCAAGGGGCCCAGCAGCAGCCtgttaaa
Proteins encoded in this region:
- the LOC125919129 gene encoding cyclic AMP-dependent transcription factor ATF-7 isoform X4; amino-acid sequence: MKYGRRQTVCVQCPGLWTDQTPTPTRFLKNCEEAAAGPLDMSLPSTPDIKIKEEEPVEVDSSPADSPASSPCSPPLKEKEVAPKPVVISTPTPTIVRPGSLPLHLGYDPLHPTLPSPTSVITQAPPSNRQLGSPTGSLPLVMHLANGQTMPVLPGPPVQMPSVISLARPVSMVPNIPGIPGPPVNSSGSISPSGHPMPSEAKMRLKATLTHQVSSINGGCGMVVGTASTMVTARPEQSQILIQHPDAPSPAQPQVSPAQPTPSTGGRRRRTVDEDPDERRQRFLERNRAAASRCRQKRKLWVSSLEKKAEELTSQNIQLSNEVTLLRNEVAQLKQLLLAHKDCPVTALQKKTQGYLESPKESSEPTGSPAPVIQHSSATAPSNGLSVRSAAEAVATSVLTQMASQRTELSMPIQSHVIMTPQSQSAGR
- the LOC125919129 gene encoding cyclic AMP-dependent transcription factor ATF-7 isoform X1 gives rise to the protein MGDDRPFVCNAPGCGQRFTNEDHLAVHKHKHEMTLKFGPARTDSVIIADQTPTPTRFLKNCEEVGLFNELASSFEHEFKKAADEDEKKAAAGPLDMSLPSTPDIKIKEEEPVEVDSSPADSPASSPCSPPLKEKEVAPKPVVISTPTPTIVRPGSLPLHLGYDPLHPTLPSPTSVITQAPPSNRQLGSPTGSLPLVMHLANGQTMPVLPGPPVQMPSVISLARPVSMVPNIPGIPGPPVNSSGSISPSGHPMPSEAKMRLKATLTHQVSSINGGCGMVVGTASTMVTARPEQSQILIQHPDAPSPAQPQVSPAQPTPSTGGRRRRTVDEDPDERRQRFLERNRAAASRCRQKRKLWVSSLEKKAEELTSQNIQLSNEVTLLRNEVAQLKQLLLAHKDCPVTALQKKTQGYLESPKESSEPTGSPAPVIQHSSATAPSNGLSVRSAAEAVATSVLTQMASQRTELSMPIQSHVIMTPQSQSAGR
- the LOC125919129 gene encoding cyclic AMP-dependent transcription factor ATF-7 isoform X3 — protein: MGDDRPFVCNAPGCGQRFTNEDHLAVHKHKHEMTLKFGPARTDSVIIADQTPTPTRFLKNCEEVGLFNELASSFEHEFKKAADEDEKKAAAGPLDMSLPSTPDIKIKEEEPVEVDSSPADSPASSPCSPPLKEKEVAPKPVVISTPTPTIVRPGSLPLHLGYDPLHPTLPSPTSVITQAPPSNRQLGSPTGSLPLVMHLANGQTMPVLPGPPVQMPSVISLARPVSMVPNIPGIPGPPVNSSGSISPSGHPMPSEAKMRLKATLTHQVSSINGGCGMVVGTASTMVTARPEQSQILIQHPDAPSPAQPQVSPAQPTPSTGGRRRRTVDEDPDERRQRFLERNRAAASRCRQKRKLWVSSLEKKAEELTSQNIQLSNEVTLLRNEVAQLKQLLLAHKDCPVTALQKKTQGYLGQKEQRFLSLLLMQGRHSLEKEEDSRPHPLQEAQTPGSFLHSLLQAMQRHGRSSAFRFQPQRFGGNTRGSWSSEQLGPRAGEELSAPFWSLAAPQRFGKK